A window of Hevea brasiliensis isolate MT/VB/25A 57/8 chromosome 14, ASM3005281v1, whole genome shotgun sequence contains these coding sequences:
- the LOC110652097 gene encoding putative disease resistance protein RGA3: protein MAEKMILSFLVDATLSRVASLITDEVIGAWNLKDDLKGLQESLTMIRDVLQDAEEQQTKREPVKRWLKELKDVADDAEEVFDEVSYEDLRRKVQMQDQLGREVSSLVSFSKGTRYARKAALHIKMLHKVRKINESLNKIKNEAMGFGLQVLSRDGTMPQINLDRMTDSILDNPVVGREADFVKIVNLLSSCDRVLTIVPIVGMGGIGKTALAKLLCEQVIERKLFDVKIWVCVSDNFNEQRILGEMLQTVNVNAGGMTNRDAMLEELRKALEGKKFLLVLDDVWNERNEVSNRWDDLKTRLVRISQNNGNAIVVTTRSEEVASTVETSTNHRHTLHLLSDDECWSIMKEGAFESGATSIPSNLEGIGKEIAKKCRGVPLAAQVLGGTMGFRRDKKAWLSIQNNNVLNASHKKENIESILKLSCDHLPSNLKRCFAYCSMFPKDFEFEKEELIWLWMAEGFVVPCSEDEGNKYFNALLQNSFFLDVVRDEYGDIKRCKMHDLVHDLALSLSKYETLTLKIFSTSDDLSSARRLYVDCQNATTSVAFPKGGSKKLRSLYTNGIVFDDSWKSKSLHTLKLKGANIEKVPSSIGKLKHLRYLDISESKIKVLPESITKLYNLQTLRFLRCKSLEELPRNKICNLISLRHIEFSYDKHMPSNVGKLASLERLSLFAVGADRGGGIEELEYLNQLSEELEINQLEEVRNKEEAKKSNLQGKMKLKALEFQWSFERESNINDEEVLEGLEPHSNIERIKVRNYMGTKFPLWLYRMKILSEGDSFTEFNNLVELQLINCDRCVELPRLGHLPRLKEVRFYEMHKIRCIGNEFYGIDSGSTSNGGKMFTALKKLSFNYMWNLVEWKAPPVDEGGETSVFSCLEELCIKNCPLVAKIPLSDSSSLVTLEIENCNELSYLFEELQVHSFPSLKSIAIRVCHKLICLPGGLKSFTSLESLVISDCNRLISVPEYLGDLHSLRLLEITHCKRLSYFPETILGGLTRLREIRIGNFSEELDSFPYLIAIQDLPSLQSLTIYGDSNFLVDGGRIKYLPDQLQSLTALISLSLSYFNAVEALPEWLGNLSSLQTLKLRFCKNLKYLPTATAVQRLSKLRKLEINYCPLSENCTQGSGSEWSKISHIPNVEIRRLYL from the exons ATGGCTGAAAAAATGATCCTCAGTTTTTTGGTGGATGCAACTCTGTCTAGGGTGGCTTCGCTCATCACAGATGAAGTCATCGGTGCTTGGAATCTCAAGGACGACTTGAAAGGTCTACAGGAATCCCTCACCATGATCCGTGATGTGCTGCAAGATGCAGAGGAACAACAAACCAAGAGAGAACCTGTGAAGCGTTGGCTGAAGGAGCTCAAAGATGTAGCTGATGATGCTGAAGAAGTGTTTGATGAGGTATCGTACGAGGATCTTCGACGGAAGGTTCAGATGCAAGACCAACTTGGAAGGGAGGTAAGCAGCCTTGTTTCTTTCTCTAAAGGCACTCGTTACGCAAGAAAGGCTGCATTGCATATCAAAATGCTTCACAAAGTTAGGAAAATAAATGAATCGTTGAATAAGATTAAGAATGAAGCTATGGGTTTTGGGCTTCAAGTCCTATCTAGAGATGGAACAATGCctcaaatcaacttggatcgaatGACAGACTCGATCCTTGACAATCCAGTTGTGGGGAGGGAAGCTGATTTCGTTAAAATTGTAAACTTGCTGAGTTCCTGTGACCGAGTTCTTACCATTGTTCCCATAGTGGGCATGGGCGGTATCGGAAAGACAGCATTGGCTAAATTACTGTGTGAACAAGTTATAGAAAGAAAGCTTTTTGATGTCAAAATATGGGTCTGCGTTTCTGATAACTTTAATGAACAAAGAATTTTGGGGGAAATGTTGCAAACCGTCAATGTAAATGCGGGTGGAATGACCAACAGAGATGCAATGCTTGAAGAGCTCCGAAAGGCATTGGAGGGGAAAAAATTCCTTCTTGTTCTTGATGATGTGTGGAATGAGAGGAATGAGGTATCAAATAGGTGGGATGACTTAAAGACTCGTTTGGTAAGAATTAGCCAAAACAATGGAAATGCTATTGTTGTCACGACTCGTAGCGAGGAAGTGGCATCAACAGTGGAGACTTCTACTAATCATAGGCATACACTGCATTTGTTGTCTGATGATGAATGTTGGTCCATTATGAAGGAAGGGGCATTTGAGAGTGGAGCAACATCAATACCCTCAAACTTAGAGGGCATTGGAAAGGAGATTGCAAAAAAATGTAGAGGAGTGCCATTAGCTGCTCAAGTTTTAGGCGGGACGATGGGTTTTAGAAGGGATAAGAAAGCATGGTTGTCAATTCAAAATAATAATGTTTTGAATGCATCACATAAGAAGGAAAATATTGAGTCTATATTAAAACTGAGTTGTGATCACTTGCCTTCAAATTTGAAGCGATGTTTTGCATACTGTTCGATGTTTCCGAAAGATTTTGAGTTTGAAAAGGAAGAATTAATTTGGCTTTGGATGGCTGAAGGTTTTGTTGTGCCTTGTAGTGAAGATGAAGGCAACAAGTATTTCAATGCCTTACTTCAAAATTCTTTTTTCCTAGATGTGGTAAGGGATGAATACGGGGATATTAAACGGTGCAAAATGCATGATCTTGTGCATGATCTTGCATTATCTCTTTCAAAGTATGAAACAttgactttgaaaattttttcAACTAGTGATGATTTATCTTCCGCTCGTCGTTTATATGTGGATTGTCAAAATGCAACAACTTCAGTGGCATTTCCAAAAGGTGGTTCTAAGAAGCTGCGTAGTTTATACACGAATGGTATTGTCTTTGATGATTCTTGGAAGTCGAAAAGCTTGCACACTCTAAAATTGAAAGGTGCTAATATTGAAAAGGTGCCATCTTCTATCGGCAAGTTGAAACATTTGAGATATCTTGACATCTCAGAAAGTAAAATCAAAGTGTTGCCTGAATCCATCACCAAGCTATACAATTTGCAAACATTGAGATTCCTTAGGTGCAAGTCACTCGAAGAGCTTCCTAGAAATAAAATATGCAATCTGATCAGCTTGAGGCACATTGAATTTTCTTATGATAAGCATATGCCATCTAATGTGGGGAAGTTAGCCAGTCTTGAAAGATTATCCTTGTTTGCTGTGGGTGCAGATAGGGGAGGCGGCATTGAAGAACTAGAATACTTAAACCAATTAAGCGAGGAGTTGGAAATAAATCAACTCGAGGAGGTAAGAAACAAGGAAGAGGCTAAGAAATCAAATCTACAGGGGAAAATGAAATTGAAAGCCCTTGAATTTCAATGGAGTTTTGAAAGAGAAAGCAACATCAATGATGAGGAAGTGTTGGAAGGCCTTGAGCCTCACTCAAACATAGAGAGAATAAAGGTAAGGAATTATATGGGTACAAAGTTCCCGCTGTGGCTTTATAGGATGAAAATTCTGAGTGAAGGTGATTCTTTCACAGAATTCAATAATTTGGTGGAACTTCAATTGATAAACTGTGATAGATGTGTAGAACTCCCAAGGCTTGGACATCTTCCTCGTCTTAAAGAAGTTCGGTTTTATGAAATGCACAAGATAAGGTGTATAGGGAACGAATTCTATGGCATTGACAGTGGAAGCACAAGCAATGGAGGGAAAATGTTTACGGCATTAAAGAAATTATCTTTTAATTATATGTGGAATTTAGTTGAATGGAAGGCACCACCAGTAGATGAAGGAGGCGAAACATCTGTATTTTCTTGCCTTGAAGAATTGTGCATAAAGAATTGTCCTCTGGTGGCAAAAATTCCATTAAGTGATAGTTCATCGCTTGTGACATTGGAAATCGAAAATTGTAACGAATTGAGTTACTTATTTGAAGAACTGCAAGTACACTCCTTCCCCTCTCTTAAAAGCATTGCAATTAGAGTGTGTCATAAATTAATATGTCTTCCAGGTGGACTGAAATCCTTCACTTCTCTGGAATCATTGGTAATAAGTGATTGCAACCGCCTAATATCTGTTCCCGAATATTTGGGAGATTTGCATTCTCTTCGTCTTTTAGAAATAACACACTGTAAAAGGTTGAGTTACTTTCCAGAGACAATACTAGGCGGCCTCACCCGATTAAGGGAAATAAGAATTGGTAATTTCTCGGAGGAGTTGGATTCTTTCCCTTATCTGATTGCAATCCAAGACCTCCCATCCCTTCAATCCTTAACTATATATGGCGACAGTAATTTTTTGGTTGATGGAGGTAGAATAAAGTATCTGCCAGATCAACTTCAAAGCCTCACTGCCCTAATCTCATTGTCTTTATCGTATTTCAATGCAGTGGAAGCTTTGCCGGAGTGGTTGGGCAACCTTTCGTCTCTTCAAACCCTGAAATTACGgttttgtaagaatttgaagtatctACCTACAGCTACAGCCGTGCAACGCCTCTCCAAATTAAGGAAGCTCGAGATTAATTATTGTCCCCTTAGTGAAAATTGTACCCAGGGGAGTGGCTCTGAGTGGTCCAAGATTTCTCATATCCCAAATGTAGAAATAA GACGGTTGTATTTGTGA
- the LOC110655165 gene encoding uncharacterized protein LOC110655165: MQIAMIRAEVEEDEEATMVRFLNGLNPDIAYMVDLQNCRTVEQMMQVAIKTEKEIKRKRAAKKKDVLKVKKEEWKGKRKMEGKVEEKNKKVENSARDVKCFKCLGRGHYSNECPNRRVMFIREDGEWESGEEKAKESANDDSGDEYLDEGEQAPMDGNVLVTMRTLSAQVSLGDGDEVQRDKIFHTRCLVNEKLCSMIVDSGSYCNVVSSLLVEKLRLPTTLHPKPYGLQWLNDCGKLRVIKQVLVPFSIGKYHNEVVCDVVPMVATHLLLGRPWQFDRSVVHDGKKNKPAYRSNPKETKELQRQVEKLLAKGYMRESMSPCAVLVLLVPKKDGTFRMCVDCRAINKIMVKYRHPTPRLDDMLDELFGAYRVVFLDYVVSIKGVEGDEQKVIVIRDWPTPKNAFEVRSFHGLASFYRRFVPTAPLNELMKKDVVFEWKKKHENAFTELKEKLCTAPLLSLPDFDKMFEIECDASGVELYALVRALETWQYYLWPKEFVIHSDHESLKHLKSQNKLSKRHAKWIAFVDSFLYVIKYKQGKENVNADALSRRYSLLFTLDVKLLGFEFMKDLYANDNDFAGFSPFQLIYGYNPLTPLDLLPLPMDHIDSLDGKKKTELPGDLVWVHFRKERFPNQQKSKLHPRYDGPFKVLEQINNNAYKIELPGPNSRTNSFQEGGNDEEMPPLKPIPLFKGPITRGRARELQSLISKL; encoded by the exons ATGCAAATTGCCATGATTAGGGCTGAAGTAGAGGAGGATGAAGAGGCCACCATGGTTCGGTTCTTGAATGGGTTGAATCCCGACATTGCTTACATGGTTGACTTGCAAAATTGTAGAACGGTAGAGCAAATGATGCAAGTAGCCATCAAAACAGAAAAAGAGATAAAGAGGAAGCGGGCTGCCAAAA AAAAAGATGTGCTGAAAGTGAAGAAGGAGGAGTGGAAAGGAAAAAGGAAGATGGAAGGAAAGGTAGAAGAGAAAAATAAGAAGGTGGAAAATAGTGCAAGGGATGTGAAATGCTTCAAGTGTTTGGGAAGGGGGCATTATTCCAATGAGTGTCCAAACAGGAGAGTGATGTTTATTAGAGAAGATGGAGAATGGGAGAGTGGTGAAGAAAAGGCCAAAGAGAGTGCTAATGATGATAGCGGTGATGAGTATCTTGATGAGGGAGAGCAAGCTCCCATGGATGGTAATGTCCTTGTCACTATGCGCACCTTGAGTGCACAAGTCAGTTTGGGTGATGGAGATGAGGTGCAAAGGGACAAGATTTTCCATACTAGATGTTTAGTAAATGAGAAACTATGTAGTATGATTGTGGATAGTGGTAGTTACTGCAATGTTGTTAGTAGCTTATTAGTTGAGAAATTGAGATTGCCTACCACTTTGCATCCAAAGCCATATGGTCTCCAATGGCTTAATGATTGTGGGAAATTGAGAGTTATCAAACAGGTTTTAGTGCCTTTTAGCATTGGAAAGTACCATAATGAGGTAGTTTGTGATGTGGTGCCTATGGTAGCTACCCATTTGTTGTTGGGTcgtccatggcaatttgatagaagtgTGGTTCATGATGGGAAAAAGAACAA ACCAGCATATAGGAGTAATCCTAAGGAGACAAAAGAACTACAAAGGCAAGTGGAGAAACTTTTGGCAAAGGGCTATATGCGTGAAAGTATGAGTCCATGTGCGGTTCTAGTGCTCCTTGtaccaaagaaggatgggacattcAGAATGTGTGTAGATTGCCGTGCTATCAACAAAATCATGGTAAAGTATCGACATCCCACTCCTCGATTagatgatatgcttgatgagttgtTTGGTGCAT ATAGAGTTGTCTTTCTTGATTATGTTGTGAGTATCAAAGGTGTGGAAGGAGATGAGCAAAAGGTCATAGTTATTAGGGATTGGCCAACTCCTAAAAATGCATTTGAGGTTAGGAGTTTTCATGGATTGGCTAGTTTCTATAGGAGATTTGTGCCTACTGCTCCTTTGAATGAACTTATGAAAAAGGATGTTGTGTTTGAATGGAAAAAGAAGCATGAAAATGCATTTActgaattgaaagaaaaattatgTACTGCACCATTGTTGAGCTTACCTGATTTTGATAAAATgtttgagattgaatgtgatgctAGTGGTGTAG AATTGTATGCACTTGTTAGGGCCTTGGAAACTTGGCAATATTATTTGTGGCCTAAAGagtttgtcatacattctgatcatGAATCATTGAAACATCTTAAgagtcaaaataagttgagtaaaaGGCATGCTAAATGGATTGCTTTTGTTGATTCATTTCTATATGTGATTAAATATAAGCAAGGAAAGGAAAATGTTAATGCTGATGCACTTTCTAGGAGGTACTCACTTTTGTTTACACTTGATGTAAAGTTGCTTGGGTTTGAATTCATGAAAGATTTGTATGCTAATGATAATGACTTTGCTG GATTTTCACCTTTTCAGCTTATATATGGATATAATCCACTCACACCACTAGACTTGCTACCATTGCCTATGGATCATATTGATAGTCTAGATGGTAAGAAAAAGACTGAATTG CCAGGTGACTTGGTGTGGGTACATTTCAGGAAGGAACGGTTTCCAAACCAACAGAAATCGAAATTGCATCCAAGATATGATGGTCCATTCAAGGTGTTAGAACAGATCAACAATAACGCCTACAAAATTGAATTGCCAG GTccgaattcgaggacgaattctttTCAAGAAGGAGGGAATGATGAGGAGATGCCACCACTAAAGCCAATTCCATTATTCAAGGGTCCAATTACGAGAGGAAGGGCAAGGGAGTTGCAAAGCTTGATTAGTAAACTTTAG